One window from the genome of Leptolyngbya sp. 'hensonii' encodes:
- the holB gene encoding DNA polymerase III subunit delta', protein MELSSFSPLIEQEQAIELLERAVDCDRVAPAYLFAGPSGVGRRLAAQCFIERLFLSLRPGSPGTGKASTSLRTRLQQGNHPDLLWVEPTYLYQGNRFSAAEAAAAGIKRKTPPQIRLEQIREVVQFLGRPPLEATRSIVVLNEAETMAEPAANALLKTLEEPGQATFILIAPGPEALLPTLVSRCQRIPFRRLTATAMAEVLTQANQSEILAHPEVLTLAQGSPGAAIGHWQQLQAIPPDLLATLRQFPQSVRAALDLARQIDKALEVEAQLWLVDYLQQCYWQWLCQVRPTQINPLQELEKARRCLSGFAQPRLVWEVTLMGLIGTEGRS, encoded by the coding sequence AACGGGCCGTTGACTGTGATCGGGTTGCCCCCGCCTACCTGTTTGCCGGACCTAGTGGTGTTGGGCGTCGTTTGGCTGCCCAATGTTTTATTGAACGCTTATTTTTGAGCCTGCGCCCAGGTTCCCCAGGCACAGGAAAGGCGTCTACCAGTTTGCGAACTCGTCTTCAGCAAGGCAACCACCCTGACCTGCTGTGGGTAGAACCTACCTATCTCTATCAGGGCAATCGATTTTCCGCTGCTGAAGCGGCGGCGGCAGGCATTAAACGCAAAACACCACCTCAAATCCGACTGGAGCAAATTCGGGAAGTAGTCCAGTTTCTTGGTCGCCCGCCTCTGGAAGCAACTCGTTCGATCGTGGTGCTGAACGAGGCAGAGACCATGGCAGAACCAGCCGCTAACGCTCTCCTCAAAACCCTCGAAGAACCTGGACAGGCTACTTTCATTTTGATCGCGCCAGGCCCAGAGGCGCTGTTGCCGACGCTGGTTTCCCGCTGCCAGCGCATTCCTTTTAGGCGGTTAACGGCGACCGCCATGGCAGAGGTGCTGACTCAAGCCAATCAGAGCGAGATTCTTGCCCATCCAGAGGTCCTGACCCTGGCTCAGGGCAGTCCCGGTGCTGCGATCGGCCATTGGCAGCAACTCCAGGCCATTCCTCCTGATCTGCTCGCAACCCTGCGGCAGTTTCCCCAGTCGGTGCGGGCGGCCCTTGATCTGGCCCGACAAATTGATAAAGCCCTTGAGGTTGAGGCACAACTGTGGCTAGTAGATTATCTGCAACAGTGTTATTGGCAATGGCTCTGTCAGGTCAGACCAACCCAAATTAATCCCTTACAGGAATTGGAAAAAGCCCGTCGCTGCCTTTCAGGATTTGCCCAGCCCCGTCTGGTATGGGAAGTGACGTTAATGGGATTGATTGGGACGGAGGGCAGAAGCTGA